From the Sphingomonas aliaeris genome, one window contains:
- a CDS encoding AbrB/MazE/SpoVT family DNA-binding domain-containing protein produces MTYHAKVISGGKIVLPAELRRELGIKDGDSLVIDRDECGGLIVKTYAQVIKEGQRKFRAMAGDDYTVDTFLQEKRADWGEN; encoded by the coding sequence ATGACCTATCACGCGAAGGTGATCTCGGGCGGAAAGATCGTGTTGCCGGCGGAACTGCGTCGCGAACTCGGCATAAAGGACGGTGACTCGCTGGTTATCGATCGCGATGAATGTGGCGGCTTGATCGTGAAAACCTATGCTCAAGTCATCAAAGAGGGGCAGCGCAAATTTCGCGCGATGGCCGGCGACGATTATACGGTCGATACCTTCCTCCAGGAAAAGCGGGCGGACTGGGGCGAAAATTGA
- a CDS encoding type II toxin-antitoxin system VapC family toxin codes for MSVVLDASAVLAVLLDEPGSDVVISVMRGSAISSLNAAECFQRVVDKGFPASAVTALLHQFEIEVVSFDLTQAAAVADLRSRTKSVGASLGDRAFLNLGLARGRSAYTADRRLGELDIDLDIRLIR; via the coding sequence TTGAGCGTTGTTCTCGACGCATCGGCGGTATTGGCCGTCCTGCTCGACGAGCCGGGAAGCGATGTCGTCATCAGTGTGATGCGGGGCAGCGCGATATCTTCGCTGAACGCTGCGGAGTGTTTTCAGCGCGTCGTCGATAAGGGCTTTCCTGCCAGCGCCGTGACCGCGCTGTTGCACCAGTTCGAAATAGAAGTCGTGAGTTTCGACCTTACGCAAGCGGCGGCAGTTGCCGATCTGCGCAGCCGGACGAAATCGGTCGGAGCGTCGCTTGGCGATCGGGCTTTTTTGAATCTGGGCTTGGCGCGGGGACGGAGCGCTTACACCGCCGATCGTCGGTTGGGGGAACTCGACATCGATCTCGACATCCGCTTGATCCGTTGA